In Hyphomicrobium denitrificans ATCC 51888, the DNA window AACGCCTGTCTCACAACCGCTGCCAGTCTCCCAGGACGGCATTGACGAGCGTCAAGGCGGCGACGGCGGCCGTATCGGCCCGCATGATGCGCGGCCCAAGCGGCAGGGGCACCACGTAGGAGTTCGCCAGAAGCCGGCTTCGTTCACCATTTGAGAAGCCGCCCTCGGGGCCGATGAGCACGGCGACAGGCCCAGCAGGGACTTTGCGGAGCGTCGCGATCGGATCAGCGGCCGTCTCGTGCTCGTCGCAGTAGATCAACGCGCGCGCAGGATCCCAGGCGGCCAAGGCGGTTTCGAGCGAAACCGGCGGTTCGACTTCCGGCACGCGGAGGATGCCGCATTGTTCGGCGGCCTCGATGGCGTTGGCGAGCATCCGCTCGCTGTTGACGCGCTCGGCAATCGTGCGCTCGGTGATGACGGGACGCAACCGGCGGACGCCCATCTCGGTTGCCTTCTGGACCATGTAGTCCAGGCGCGACCTCTTCAGGGGGGCGAACAGGTAGTCGATGTCCGGTCCCTGCTCCTGAGGACGCGTTTGTTCCTCAATGCCGAGAACGGTGGTTCGTTTGCGGCTTTCAATCAGCGACGCCTGCCACTCTCCGTCGCGGCCATTGAAGACCAACAGTTTGGCGCCGGGCCGGAGCCTGAGGACATTGGTCAGATAGTGGGCCTGCTGCTGGGCAAGCTCGACGGACACTCCGGCGGCGAGATCGTCAGCGATGAACAGCCGCTCGGATGTCAGGTCACGAATTGCCATGTTACGGTCTTAACCGGGCCTCGAATTGCGTCAAACAGCATGGCGCGAGGGCCTTGCTGCCCCATGCCGCCGGGCTCTATAGCGTCGGACAGGCTGTCGGAGAACGAGCATACTATGGGAGCCGAAGTTTCCACCAATTCCGATTCGCGCGTGGCGGATGCGTCGCCCTCCAACTGGGTCGACCGTTGGGCGCCGGTTTCATGGCGGCCCTATCTCCGGCTCGGGCGCTTCGACCGGCCCATCGGGGCGTGGCTCCTGCTCTTTCCGTGCTGGTGGTCGCTGACGCTGGCGCAGGTTGCGTCGCGCGAGCCGTTTCCGGATTTTCGCTCTATTCTGCTCTTCACTATCGGCGCGTTCGCGATGCGCGCGTCGGGCTGCGCCTATAACGATTATGTCGACCGGTTTATCGACGCGAAGGTGCAGCGCACCGCGAGCCGTCCTATTCCGTCCGGTCAGGTGACACCCGCGGGCGCGTTGAAATTCGTCGTCGTCATGGCGCTGGTCGGCCTCGCCGTCCTACTGCAGTTCAATTGGTTTACGGTCTGGCTCGGCATCGCCTCGCTGCTTATCGTCGCAGTTTATCCGTTCGCCAAGCGCGTGACGTCCTATCCGCAGATCGTTCTCGGGCTTGCGTTCAACTGGGGCGCGCTTGTCGGCTGGGCGGCCGAGAAAGGCTCGCTCGATTGGCCCGCAGTCGCGCTCTACGCCGGATGCGTGCTCTGGACCGTCGGCTACGACACGATCTACGCGCATCAGGACAAAGAAGACGACGCGCTGCTCGGACTTGGATCAACAGCGCTGCATTTCGGAGACAACACGGTCTCGTATGTCGGCGCGTTTTACGGCCTTGCCGGCATTCTGTGGCTGACTGCCGGTGCGCTGGCCGGCGCCCATCTGGTCTACTTTCTTTCCGTGACGCTCGTCTTTCTGCAGATGTCGTGGCAGGTCGCGACGCTCGATATCGATGATCCTTCGAACTGCCTCAGGCGGTTCAAATCCAATCGCGACGTCGGGATCGCGGTGTTCCTCGGCCTCATCGCCGACATGTCGCTGTCGTGGTTCGCCGGGCTGAGCTGAGCGTGGCTGACCGCGCGGGTCGCAGGCACGACAACGGCGCGAAAGGGCTTCCCTTCGCGCCGCGCCGTTGTGCCTCACTGTCGTCTTTTCGAGCGGCCGGTGTTCCCGGCTATTTTCATATTTTCTAGCAGAATTGCGTTCCGATACGTTTAACGCAGACCTAAAAATCAGCTTCCCGGCGTCTCAAATCCTTACGCCGCG includes these proteins:
- a CDS encoding 16S rRNA (uracil(1498)-N(3))-methyltransferase, which encodes MAIRDLTSERLFIADDLAAGVSVELAQQQAHYLTNVLRLRPGAKLLVFNGRDGEWQASLIESRKRTTVLGIEEQTRPQEQGPDIDYLFAPLKRSRLDYMVQKATEMGVRRLRPVITERTIAERVNSERMLANAIEAAEQCGILRVPEVEPPVSLETALAAWDPARALIYCDEHETAADPIATLRKVPAGPVAVLIGPEGGFSNGERSRLLANSYVVPLPLGPRIMRADTAAVAALTLVNAVLGDWQRL
- the ubiA gene encoding 4-hydroxybenzoate octaprenyltransferase; amino-acid sequence: MGAEVSTNSDSRVADASPSNWVDRWAPVSWRPYLRLGRFDRPIGAWLLLFPCWWSLTLAQVASREPFPDFRSILLFTIGAFAMRASGCAYNDYVDRFIDAKVQRTASRPIPSGQVTPAGALKFVVVMALVGLAVLLQFNWFTVWLGIASLLIVAVYPFAKRVTSYPQIVLGLAFNWGALVGWAAEKGSLDWPAVALYAGCVLWTVGYDTIYAHQDKEDDALLGLGSTALHFGDNTVSYVGAFYGLAGILWLTAGALAGAHLVYFLSVTLVFLQMSWQVATLDIDDPSNCLRRFKSNRDVGIAVFLGLIADMSLSWFAGLS